In the genome of Amia ocellicauda isolate fAmiCal2 chromosome 3, fAmiCal2.hap1, whole genome shotgun sequence, one region contains:
- the LOC136747029 gene encoding interferon a3-like: MEARSFWKCITLILSALDLTLGCTWIQYRYDIVSRESLSLIREMGGELVHDGVIVPFPHKTYDDVFHSQMDDKIAFIRETTKQILKLYHGNLDAVTWDRQKLTEFQIILHRQAVELRKCVQPRKRNRILIPYFKALNENVLKKKTYSAQAWEIIRAQVRIHLQRLNLLAASIRKEMTSV; this comes from the exons ATGGAGGCCAGGAGTTTTTGGAAGTGTATAACCCTTATTCTCTCCGCGCTGGATCTTACTCTGGGATGCACTTGGATTCAGTATAGGTACGACATTGTGAGCAGAGAGTCGCTGAGCCTGATCAGAGAGATG GGTGGAGAGCTGGTGCATGACGGAGTGATCGTCCCATTCCCACATAAGACATACGATGATGTATTTCATTCGCAG ATGGACGATAAAATAGCATTCATACGTGAAACCACGAAGCAGATCCTGAAGCTCTACCACGGCAATCTCGACGCTGTGACCTGGGACAGACAGAAACTGACCGAATTTCAAATCATCCTTCATCGCCAGGCCGTGGAACTTCGGAAGTGT GTACAGCCGAGGAAAAGGAACAGGATACTGATACCATATTTCAAGGCACTAAATGAAAATGTCCTGAAAAAGAAG ACATACAGCGCTCAGGCTTGGGAAATCATCAGGGCCCAAGTGAGGATTCATCTGCAAAGGCTCAATCTGCTCGCTGCTTCAATCCGGAAAGAAATGACCAGCGTTTGA
- the LOC136747291 gene encoding interferon a3-like yields the protein MKTWACVFILLCSQELSLGCKWVHYNFGRVSEETLSLLREMGGELVHDRMAVPFPIKSYKNAGDFKSEEKIMFIHEVISHIRHLYSGNTDAVNWDAIKLEMFQLDLHRQDLELDQCRKTMKSDTLRSSRKESKKINRHFKDVENLLKSKDRSHAWEVVRTLVWRHLQRLDLLAVSIRRDKSTAQS from the exons ATGAAGACCTGGGCGTGTGTTTTTATCCTTCTGTGCAGCCAGGAGCTCTCTCTTGGATGCAAGTGGGTTCATTACAATTTCGGACGTGTGAGTGAGGAAACCCTGTCTCTACTCAGAGAGATG GGTGGAGAGCTAGTGCATGACAGAATGGCTGTTCCCTTCCCCATCAAATCATACAAAAACGCTGGAGATTTTAAG agtgAGGAGAAGATCATGTTTATCCACGAAGTCATCAGTCACATAAGACACCTGTACAGTGGCAATACGGATGCCGTGAACTGGGATGCCATCAAACTGGAAATGTTTCAGCTCGACCTGCACCGCCAGGACCTGGAGCTGGACCAGTGT AGGAAGACCATGAAATCCGACACCCTGCGATCCTCTAGgaaagaaagcaagaaaatCAACCGCCAttttaaggatgtggaaaaccTTTTAAAAAGCAAG GACCGGTCTCATGCCTGGGAGGTTGTCAGGACTCTTGTGTGGCGTCACCTGCAAAGACTGGATTTACTGGCTGTATCCATAAGGAGAGACAAGAGCACTGCCCAAAGCTGA
- the LOC136747292 gene encoding interferon a3-like, producing the protein MAVPFPIKSYKNAGDFKSEEKIMFIHEVISHIRHLYSGNTDAVNWDAIKLEMFQLDLHRQDLELDQCRKTMKSDTLRSSRKESKKINRHFKDVENLLKSKDRSHAWEVVRTLVWRHLQRLDLLAVSIRRDKSTAQS; encoded by the exons ATGGCTGTTCCCTTCCCCATCAAATCATACAAAAACGCTGGAGATTTTAAG agtgAGGAGAAGATCATGTTTATCCACGAAGTCATCAGTCACATAAGACACCTGTACAGTGGCAATACGGATGCCGTGAACTGGGATGCCATCAAACTGGAAATGTTTCAGCTCGACCTGCACCGCCAGGACCTGGAGCTGGACCAGTGT AGGAAGACCATGAAATCCGACACCCTGCGATCCTCTAGgaaagaaagcaagaaaatCAACCGCCAttttaaggatgtggaaaaccTTTTAAAAAGCAAG GACCGGTCTCATGCCTGGGAGGTTGTCAGGACTCTTGTGTGGCGTCACCTGCAAAGACTGGATTTACTGGCTGTATCCATAAGGAGAGACAAGAGCACTGCCCAAAGCTGA